The sequence CGACTTGGCGAAGTGGCGCCAATAAAATGCAGCCCGCGAACTTCGATATCCCCGATACTTTCAATAGGCTCCTCTGTTAGTCCCATCCCAATTGCTCCGGGAGGGCCAATTTCAGATTGACCTACATCACAATCAACGACCCCTATCGGTATGCTGGGTTTGAGAAGGGTGTTTACCAATAGTGAACAAAGGGTAGTTTTCCCCGTATCGATAGCCCCAATCACGGCTACTACCCCTTCGAAGTCAACAAGCCCCTCAATAAGAGGCTGCCATTCCGGATAATTCTCAGCTTTAATTGAATTCATAAGATATAGGTGAGCACTTAGGAATCTTAATTAATATCACCTAACCCCTGTCCCTCCCAAAGGGAGGGACAGGGGTAATTTCACAAAGAACAATTCAGGTTTATTTACTTCTTTGTAAAATCAAAAAGCACGGATACGAACTGGTCTTTGTGGTTGGCTAGACCTTCGTAGGCTTTTTGGCCATCTTCAGGAGGCATAACGTGAGTCATGAGGGGCTTGATAGCCAGCTTGCCTTCCTTCATGAGGCCAAGGATGATCTTCTTGTTGCGTAAGAAGGAGTGCTTTTCGACGCCGTTCGGCTTCATGGGGTAACGCCACTCGTGTGCGCCTTTGAAGGTGATGAGCTTCGGACAGAGGTGGCAGAAATTTAATATCTCTGTTAAATTGCACTGATATTCCGCTCTTGGGCTGCCCAAGAGAATGATCTCGCCTCGATCTCCGATAATGGGCAGATTATCATGCACAACCTTTGCAGAACCGGCAGCTTCTATGAGCGTTGTGACGCCCTGTCCTTCAGTGATTTCCATCACCTGATCTTTATAATCCGGCTTGCTTGCGTCGATGCAGTACGGAACACCACATTCTTTGGCAACATCCAATCGTTTCTTAATCACATCGATTGCAATAACCTTCGCTCCCTGAAGTCCTGCTAATTGGGCGGCCATATTGCCGACTGAACCTAAACCGGTTACCCCAACAAAATCGCCAAGCTCGATATCCCCAACTCGCAAGGCAGTCATGGCGATAGCCGCAGGACGAGCAAACGGCACAAATCGCTCATCCAAACCTTCGGGAACCTTAAGCATTAAATCATTATCTGTATGCTTGGAGTATTCCGCATGCGCCCCATAGTGAAAGACCAAGTCGCCGACTTTAACATTCTCAACTTCGTTTCCTATAACGACCACTTCGCCAACAGCGGCGCCACCGGCATCTGTGGTTACCTGCTGAAATTGCAGACAGGCCACATCGGTTCCCGCGCTAACTATAGAATAGTGCGTTTTAATTAGAATGCCATGTGACCCGATGTTCTTTTCATCGATTTCACCCTGAGCCAACCCAACTTGCATGGGCCCAGACCAAACCATCTTTGTATATTTCATATCCAAAAGCCTCCTTCAATTACTAAACAACAGCTAGGCTATAGTTTACATTCCCGCATCAGTCAAGTCAACGTATCAAGCCCATTGATTGACCTACTTGGGTGTGTCATAATTTAATTAGCTGTAAGAGGATGGAAAGGAACTTTTATGAACATAATCTTAATGGTTTTTGATTCGCTTCGCAAGGACTGCATTGGCTGTTATGACAAGCCTTATTGGGGTGAGGTGAAGACACCAAACTTCGATGCACTGGCCAAAGAATCTTTAATGATGACCCGAGCTTATCCTGAATCGCTGCCGACGCTGCCGGCTCGACGAGCGCTCTATACCGGTAAAAGGACTTATCCCTTTGATAAAGGCGATTTTCGGTTCAGAGGAGATTTTG is a genomic window of bacterium containing:
- a CDS encoding zinc-binding dehydrogenase, whose protein sequence is MKYTKMVWSGPMQVGLAQGEIDEKNIGSHGILIKTHYSIVSAGTDVACLQFQQVTTDAGGAAVGEVVVIGNEVENVKVGDLVFHYGAHAEYSKHTDNDLMLKVPEGLDERFVPFARPAAIAMTALRVGDIELGDFVGVTGLGSVGNMAAQLAGLQGAKVIAIDVIKKRLDVAKECGVPYCIDASKPDYKDQVMEITEGQGVTTLIEAAGSAKVVHDNLPIIGDRGEIILLGSPRAEYQCNLTEILNFCHLCPKLITFKGAHEWRYPMKPNGVEKHSFLRNKKIILGLMKEGKLAIKPLMTHVMPPEDGQKAYEGLANHKDQFVSVLFDFTKK